Sequence from the Symbiopectobacterium purcellii genome:
ATAAAGCGAGTTGTGATAGCTAAACATGATGCTGGGCGTTCTTCCCAGCATCAAGGCAACATTGTTTATTTAATGCCGTTATAACGCTTTTGCGCGCAACGCCGTCAATTCAGCAATACGTATAATCACCGACACTGCCTTTTCCATGCCTTCCAGCGTGATGAATTCATGTTTGCCATGGAAGTTATAGCCACCGGTAAACAGATTCGGGCAAGGTAACCCCTGGAAGGAAAGATGCGCACCATCCGTGCCACCGCGAATAGGCTTGAGACAAGGTTCAATGTCGCAATCGCGCATGGCTTGCTGCGCCAAACTGATCACGTGCGGATGCTGTTCAACCTGTTCACGCATATTGTAATAGGTGTCGGTAATGGTCACCTCAATATAGCAGTCTGGTGGCAGACCAAGCCCCACTTTTTCAGCAATATCAAACAGCGCCTTTTTGCGCAGTTCAAAACCGTGCTTTTCGAAATCACGCACAATATAGTGCATTTCGGCACGTTCTACCGTCCCTTTCATGCTGTGCAGATGATAGAAACCTTGATAACCATCGGTCTGCTCCGGCACTTCCTGCGCAGGCACTTCCTGGTGAAAACGTGCAGCCAGCGCTAACGCATTAACCATTACCCCTTTGGCACTACCGGGGTGAACGTTATTACCCACAATTTTGATGCCAACGGATGCCGCATTGAAGTTTTCAAACTCAAGCTCGCCCACACCACCGCCATCGACGGTATAAGCCCACTGCGCGCCAAAGGCAGCAACATCAAAGAATTGCGCGCCTTTACCAATTTCTTCATCCGGCGTGAACGCGATACGCACCGTACCGTGTGGCGTTTGCTGGTGTTTTAATCGCACTATCGCCGTAATGATTTCCGCAATACCGGCTTTATCGTCGGCACCCAGCAGCGTTTTACCGTCCGTCGTGATGAGGGTGTTACCCAGCAATTGGTGCAGCACCGGGAACATCACTGGCGACAAGATTTCATCCCCGATACCGAGTGCAATATCGCCACCGCGGTAATCTTCCAGAATCTGAGGGTTAACGTTTTTCCCACTGTAATCCGGCGACGTATCCATATGAGAAATAAAACCGATGGTAGGCACTTGCCATGCCACATTAGAGGCCAGCGTCGCCATGACGCAACCATGTTCGCTCAGGGTAACCTGGTCGAACCCAAGCGTGATCAGTTCCTGCTGCAAGGCACGCGCCAACTTGAGCTGGCCATCCGTGCTCGGCACATGCCTTACGCCCGGTTTAGACTGCGTATCAAAGGTCACATAATTCAAAAAACGATCGAGTAATTTTTCCATATTCCAGCCCCCTGAGCCCTGATGGGTATTATGCGGATGGCGTTACCGGCAAATATTGCGTCAGGTCAGTTTTTACCATCATAGCCAACGAATGCATTAAAACCGTCTTTTGCCGGCAGATAAATCACTGGATACATGCAGCAATGATGTTATGCAGCTATTTTGTTCGCCCCATCGCCTCATTTTCTTAACATTGGCAGTACATAATAATTACAAACCTTTATCTCAACGCACATGCGTTACCTCACAATCGCTAATCACATGATTAACGAGCTTTCTTCGTCGCAAGCGTGCGCGTATAAGTTGGCGTACACTGGGGTTTCCCGTAGAATGCCCCCCCTAACAATGCTATACACGCAAAGGTGATAACCCTGGTCATGCAGTGCTTCACACACTATGCATGCACCAACGATGGAAACTGAGCCAGACCACCATGAATGAAAACCTTTCTTCCGCATCCGTGCCGGTTGTAGAACTGCGCGATGTACGTAAAGGATTTGATGGCAAAGACATCATCTCCCATTTCGATCTCACCATTAATCACGATGAGTTCTTGACCATTCTTGGCCCTTCCGGCTGTGGAAAAACCACGGTACTGCGTTTGATTGCCGGATTGGAAAATGTCGATAACGGCGCCATTTTACTTGAGCAGCAGGATATTACCCATCAGCCCGCCGAACAGCGCTACGTCAACACGGTCTTCCAGAGCTATGCGCTATTTCCCCACCTAAGCGTGTTTGACAATGTCGCCTTCGGGCTAAAAATGCAGAAAACACCGTCTGCCGAGATAGCACCTCGCGTCATGGACGCCTTGAAAATGGTTCAGTTGGACGAGTTTGCCACGCGTCGCCCACACCAATTGTCCGGTGGGCAGCAACAGCGTGTCGCCATTGCCCGCGCTGTGGTGAACAAGCCCAAGGTATTATTGCTGGATGAATCGCTTTCCGCACTGGATTACAAATTACGTAAGCAGATGCAAAACGAGCTGAAAGCCCTGCAACGTAAACTGGGTATTACCTTCATCTTTGTTACGCACGACCAGGAAGAAGCGCTCACCATGTCAGATCGCATTGTGGTGATGCGCGACGGTAAAATCGAACAAGACGGTACACCGCGAGAAATCTACGAAGAGCCGTGCAATTTGTTTGTTGCCAGTTTTATTGGTGAAATCAACATTTTCGATGCCACCGTGATCGCCTCTGAACAGGGGAATCGTGTACAGGCAATGGTTGAAGGCCGCGCCTGCCCTATCACCGTAAACTTTCCTGTGAGTACTGGGCAGTCATTAAAAGTTCTGCTGCGCCCTGAAGATTTGCGCGTAGTGGAAATCAATGATGACAGCGCCGCTGAAGGCATGATCGGTTATGTGCGTGAACGCAACTACAAGGGCATGACGCTGGACTCCAGCATTGAGCTGGAAAACGGAAAAATGGTGATGGTCAGCGAGTTCTTCAATGAAGATGACCCGGATGTCGATCACTCACTCAACCAAAAGGTAGCTATCACCTGGGTAGAGAGCTGGGAGGTTGTGCTGCACGATGAAGCCACCGCGTAAACGTTTTCAAAACATCATCATTACTGTCATCGTTGCCTGGCTGATGCTGTTTGTGTTTATCCCTAACCTGATGATCATTGGCACCAGCTTTTTAACGCGCGATGATGCCAACTTGATCACCATGGTGTTCACGCTGGAAAACTATACGCGGCTGAGCGATCCCCTGTACGCCTCGGTGCTGCTGCATTCGCTAAATATGGCGGTCACCGCAACGTTATGCTGCCTGCTGATTGGCTACCCCTTTGCTTTCATTCTGGCACGACTGCCAGAAAAGATACGCCCACTGCTGCTGTTTCTGCTGATTGTCCCCTTCTGGACCAACTCGTTGATTCGTATCTACGGGTTGAAAATCTTCCTGAGCACGCGAGGCTATCTGAACGAGTTTCTGTTATGGGCAGGGATTATCGACGATCCGCTGCGCATTATGTATACCTCTCAGGCAGTGGTGCTGGGTCTGGTCTATATTCTGCTGCCGTTCATGGTGTTGCCGCTCTACTCCAGCATTGAAAAACTCGATAACGCCTACCTGGAAGCGGCACGGGATCTGGGGGCCAACAAGTGGCAGTCGTTCATCCGCATTGTGATCCCGCTGACCATGCCCGGCATCATTGCAGGCTGCCTGCTGGTACTGCTGCCCGCGATGGGGCTGTTCTTCGTGGCTGACCTGATGGGAGGTGCAAAAAACCTGCTGATTGGTAATGTGATAAAGAGCCAGTTCCTGAATATTCGCGATTGGCCCTTTGGCGCGGCCACCAGCATTTGTCTGACGCTGGTGATGGGCCTGATGCTGTTTGTGTACTATCGCGCAGCCCGCTTATTGAATAAAAAGGTGGACCTGGAATGATGGGACGTTTATTGCGCGGCGGCTTTATGAGCCTAATCTACGCCTACCTGTATATTCCGATCCTGATCCTGATTGTGAATTCTTTCAATCAGGCCCGTTTTGGCATTAACTGGCAGGGATTTACCCTTGAGTGGTATCGCCTGCTGTTAAACAACGACAGCCTGCTCCAGGCTGCCAGCCATTCTCTGACCATGGCCGTGTTTTCCGCAACCTTTGCCACAGCGATCGGTTCGCTCACCGCGGTGGCACTTTATCGCTATCATTTTCGCGGTAAGCCCTTTGTCAGCGGTATGCTGTTTGTCGTGATGATGTCGCCAGATATTGTCATGGCCATTTCGCTGCTGGTACTGTTTATGCTGCTCGGCATTTCGCTCGGGTTCTGGTCACTGCTGTTTTCGCACATTACATTCTGTCTGCCGTTTGTGGTTGTCACAGTGTATTCGCGCTTGAAAGGGTTTGATATCCGAATGCTGGAAGCCGCTCGAGATTTGGGTGCCAGTGAAATCATCATATTGCGTAAGATTATTTTGCCTCTCGCGATGCCTGCCGTTGCCGCTGGCTGGTTGCTGAGTTTCACCCTGTCGATGGACGATGTGGTGGTCTCATCCTTTGTCACGGGCCCTTCTTATGAAATTTTGCCGCTGAAAATCTACTCCATGGTCAAAGTGGGTGTCTCGCCAGAGGTCAACGCGCTGGCCACCATTTTGCTGCTGTTATCGTTAGTGCTGGTGCTTTGCAGTCAGTTAATACTGCGGGATCGCACCAAAAGATCATCATTCCAACCGTTGGGACGTTAAGGAGGTTTATTGTGAAAAAATTGCCCTACCTGCTGGCCGCGTGCGCCGTGGCACTCAGCCTGAATGCCGCCAATGCCAAGGACAACAAGACGCTCTATTTCTACAACTGGACAGAGTACGTGCCACCCGGCTTGCTGGAACAGTTCACCAAAGAAACCGGCATCAAGGTGATTTACTCCACCTACGAATCCAACGAAAGCATGTATGCCAAACTGAAGACTTATCAGGATGGCGCTTATGATTTGGTGGTGCCGTCGACCTATTTCGTGTCCAAGATGAGCAAAGAAGGGATGCTGCAAAAGATTGATACCAGCAAACTGAGCAATTTCCACAATCTCGACCCTAACCTGCTGCACAAATCCTTCGACCCGAACAACGAATACTCCATTCCCTACATCTGGGGTGCTACCGCTATTGGCATCAACCGGGAAGCCATCGACCCGGCAACGGTAACCGGCTGGAGTGATTTTTGGGATGCGAAGTATAAGGGCAGCCTGTTGCTGACCGACGATGCCCGTGAAGTGTTCCAGATTGCGTTACGTAAACTGGGCTACTCAGCCAATACCACCGATCCGAAAGAGATCGAAGCCGCCTATAGCGAGTTAAAGACGCTGATGCCAAACGTGCTCACCTTTAACTCCGATAACCCCGGTAACCCGTTTATCGAAGGCGAAGTCAATCTGGGTATGGTCTGGAACGGCTCTGCTTACGTAGCCCGCCAATCGGGCACGCCGCTCGACGTTATCTGGCCGAAAGAGGGTGGCATCTTCTGGATGGACAGTTTGGCGATCCCTGCCAACGCCAAGAACAAAGAGGGTGCCATGAAGCTCATCGACTTCTTGTTGCGTCCGGATGTAGCGGCAAAGGTTGCCGAAAACATCGGTTACCCGACGCCCAATCTGGCAGCGAAAAAATTACTGCCCGCCGAGGTGGCAAATGATAAGACGATCTATCCGGATGAAGCGACAATTCAGAAAGGGGAATGGCAAAACGACGTTGGCAGCGCCAGCACGCTGTATGAAAACTATTTTCAACAGTTGAAAGCCGGCCGTTAATACGCAAAGGCTAGCCGCGCTTATGCGGCTAGCCTGTTGTGATGAATCATCACCCGACCCATTCGTAGTAAAGCCGCAGTCCTTTCTCACAGGAACAACAGCCGCTACAACCGCCACTGGCGTTTTCGTGGCTGCTGATTTTTCCCTTCTGAACCCAGAGGGCTATCATGCCTTCAACCACACCGGTTTCGACGTGGAAGCGTTGGCTGATCTCTTGCAGCGAAACCCGTTGCCTTTGCTTCACAAAATCACGCAATTCAATCAGTGTCATCTCATCCTCCTGACTCGCACGACCAGGGTTTTACGCTGCTCGTACCACCGCAGATTGCTGCCTTAAATTGCCATTACGGCGCAGGAAAAAGACGGTAATTGCCCAGACGGCCAGCACCGCCGCGATAGCCGAGGCAGAATAAAGGGGATGGTTAGCAAACCGCCCTACCTGATACACCAGCACCGCAGCACCATAGCCCAGCTCTATCGTCCACACGAAGCAGAACAGCGCCCATGCCGTACCCACTTCGCGCCAGATTGCGGATAATGCCGCGACGCAAGGCACATACAGCAAGACCATCAGTAAGTAGGCCACCGCGCCTAAGCGCCCATCGAACAGGTGCACAATGATATCCAGCGATGAGACGGAAAATTCATTCTGTTCTGCTACGGCGGCGGTATCGCTCAAATCCCCAACGTTGATACCCAGCGGATCGAGAAGTTCACCACCGAGTTTGGCAAGATTCTCCGGAATGGTTGCCAGTGCAGCAACAACGCTGTCACCCAGATTAAACGGTAAGTCCTGTTCCTGCTCACCCGACTGGCTGTCAGCCATCGCGCCATACAGTGAATCCAGTGTGTCCACTACCGCTTCTTTGGCAAAAATGCCGGTGAAAACACCGACAGCGGCAGGCCAGTTTTCCGCTTTTATCCCCATTGGCGCGAACACTGGAACAATTTTCTGCCCGATGGAGGAAAGTACAGATTTATCACTGTCCTGATTGCCAAACGAACCGTCGGTGCCCATAGAATTGAAAAAACTGAGCACGGTGACAACCACGACAATCAGCTTACCTGCACGCAGAATAAACCCCTTGAGCCGATCCCAGGTACGGATCAGCACGCTGCGTAGCCCCGGCAAATGGTACGGTGGGATCTCCATGACAAACGCTGAGGCATCGCCTTGTAGCGCGGTATTTTTCAGCATAAAGCCGGTGGCGATAGCAGCAAAAATACCCACCAGATAGAGTCCGAATACCAGATTCTGCCCGCCGCTAGTAAACAATGCCGTCGCAAACAACACATAGACAGGTAAGCGCGCCCCGCACGACATAAAGGGTGCCATCATTACCGTGACGATGCGATCGCTATGCTTCTCCATGGTACGCGTGGCCATGACAGCGGGCACGTTGCAACCGAAGCCAACAATCAAAGGCACGAACGCTTTGCCCGGCAGCCCAATGCTGCGCATGAAGCGATCCATAACAAACGCAGCTCGCGCCATGTACCCGGAGTCTTCGAGATAGGAGAGGAACAGATAAAGGCAGCCAATAACCGGAATAAAAGTGGAAACCGTTTGGATACCCCCACCAATACCGTCTGCCACCAGCGTCGCCAGCCACTCTGGTGTGTTGATAGCACGCAACAGCGTCCCTAACCCATCCACCAGCAGCGCGCCGACAAACTGATCGAAAAAATCGATAAATGCACTCCCCACCTTAATAGTGAAGATAAACATCAGGTACATCACCAGCAGGAAGATTGGAATACCGAAAAAGCGATGCAGCACCACACGGTCAATTTTATCAGTGAGCGTCGCAGAGACATTGCTGCGGCGAATCACCACCTGATTGGCGATGGAAGATACAAACTGATAACGTCCATCGGCAAGGAAGATATCCAGTTCATCGTCATAGGTTTCTGTGAGCGTGGCAACCTGTGCATCCATCTCTGCCAACAGCGGCGCCGGTAAGCGAGTACGAACTGTAGAGTCCCCTTCCAGCAATTGCAGTGCCAACCAATACGGATGGGTTACGCTTGGAATATCCGTTAAACGCAACGCCATTTGCACCGCAGCATTTTTCAGTGGCGCGTCGTAAGGCACTTCAACGTTGGGTGAACGAATGTCCGCCAGCGTGGACAGGCACACCTGGCGCAACACATCCATCCCTTTGTTTTGGCTGGCAGTAATAGGGATAACGGGGCAACCTAGTCGGTTTTGCAGAGCAGCAATATCGATCTCCAGCTTGCGCGAAGAGGCGATGTCCATCATGTTCACCGCAACGATCATTGGCACATTCATGTCCAGCAACTGCGCCGTCAGATACAGGTTGCGCTCGAGATTGGCCGCATCAAGAATATTCAGCACCAAATGTGCTTCGCCGGAGAGGATATAATCACGCGCGACGCGTTCATCCTCCGCACTTTCCGAGGCCGGATTGAGCGAATAGACGCCGGGAAGATCGACCAGTGTGAAGCGTTGGCCTTTGTAGAGGAACTGACCGACCTTTTTTTCGACGGTGACACCGGGCCAATTCCCCACCGTTTGTTTTCCCCCTTTCAGCAGGTTGAACAGGGTGGTTTTGCCACAATTGGGGACCAATGACGGGATGTGTGACCATAACGGTTCCTTACTCGAACGAGCTTTTATCAGGCAGGCATGCCTTACAATCCACATACCTGGCAAATCCAGACCCTGAAAATCAGCACGGCTCCAGGATCAATATTTGTGCTTCACTCTTGCGCACGCTGATAGCGGCACCACGCAAACGTAATTCGATAGGATCGCCCAACGGCGCAACCCGAGTGACGGTGAAGATCACGCCCGGTGTCACCCCTAACGCCAGTAAGCGCTTGCGGTAATCCGCCGATCCTTTTTGGTAACCTTGTACACGCCAAGAACTGCCTACGGGAAATACGGCCTCTGTCATGAATGCCCCTCCTGGTTGAATTAATGCCACCCTGTTGCTGCCTGATGGCATCAACCTTGGGTAACCTGCGCTGCCACCCAAACCTGCTTGCCCATATCCCAATTAATCGCGATACGGCCATCGCCCGCAGCCAGCATTAACGGCTGATTTACTTCACGCTGAATAACCCGAATTTCACCCCCAACGCGAATACCTAACTCCAGTAAACGCTGGTGGTACTCACCACTGAGACGAATTCGCGCAACCACGGCGCTGACATTGAGGGGAATATCAAGAAGAGTGTGTAGACCTGGCGTCATAGTTGGGCTCTTAAAGAGAAACCGCAGAACCCATGAGTGAATTCACGCGGTATAATTGCTGTAAATGCTCAGAAAAAGAACAAAATTAATAACGATTATCAATGATAAATGCACAGGTATAAGTCTACTTGATACACATCAAACAAAAATTAAATATCGCTCATTCCCGCTTTCCGCGGTGAATAAAAGCATCAGAAAACACTAAAAATAAAGCCCCCAGTCAACCGCTAGGCTGACTGGGGGCTTTATTGCATGAAGTAAGATTATTTCACGTTGTGCGACAGATCGCTGGCAATATGCACCGTCTCTTCCAGATAGGCATCCGGAGCCTGATAATCCTTGGGTAAATCATCCAGAGATTTCAGCGGCTTTTTGCCTTCGCGTTTGAAGCGTTCGTTAAGACGATTCAGGCGTAGCGCTTCATCGTCGTTATTCTCTTTTTCACGCTGAGCATAATTAAGGGAAACGATATTACGTCTCTCTTTATTGGCATTGTAACGGGCAACATCCTGAATGATATATTGGAACTCAGGATCTTTGGCAACACGCGACTGGTGCTGCGCCTTCAATGCATCGATGAAGGGTTTCAGATCACCCAGTTTGCCGTAGCGTGCCGCATTGATACTGTCCCAGACCAAGGCGTTGTCTTCAAATTTCTCACCGGTTTCAACCGCTTCTGTGCCTGTTGGCATCAGGATATCCGGCGTGACACCGCGCAACTGCGTGCTGCCGCCATCAATACGGTAAAACTTCTGAATGGTGTAGGAGACCGACCCCAATCCCGGCCACGCCGGATGCAGCATCTGATCGTAAATACGGTTCAATGAGCGATACTGTTGCACTGTGCCTTTACCGAAGGTCGGTTCACCCACAATCAATGCGCGACCGTAGTCTTGCATGGCGGCGGCGAAAATTTCCGATGCCGACGCACTGAAACGATCAACCAGTACGACCAGTGGGCCTTTGTAGTAGACCACGCCATCAGTATCGCTGTCTTCGCGCACCTTGCCGTTGTTGTCACGGATTTGCACCACCGGACCACTGGGAATAAACAGACCGGAAAGTCCTACCGCTTCGGTCAGCGCACCGCCGCCGTTGCCACGCAGATCGATGACAATACTGCTCACATTCTGTTTTTCCAGCTTTAGCAATTGCACTTTGACGTCATCCGTCAAGCCAACGTAAAAACTGGGAATATCCAGTACCCCGATGGTCTCTTTGCCCACGGTTTTAACCGACATTTTCACCGCGCGATCTTCCAGACGAATACGCTCACGGGTCAAGGTGACGGTTTTGGTTTTAGTGCCTTTGCCACCGGGCAAGATTTCAAGCCGCACCTTGCTGCCTTTGGGGCCTTTAATCAAAGCCACCACGTCATCAAGTCGCCAGCCAATCACTTCCACCATCGGTTTGCCGTTTTGCCCGACGCCGACAATGCGATCGCCAACGGTGATGCTTTTACTTTTTGCCGCCGGGCCACCCGCCACCATGGAATTGATAACCGTGTAATCATCATCCATCTGCAACACCGCACCGATACCTTCCAGAGAAAGGCTCATGTCGGTATTAAACTGCTCGGTATTACGCGGTGATAAATAACTGGTATGAGGATCCATTTCTCGCGCAAACGCATTCATCACCAGCTGAAAAACGTCTTCACTGTTGCTCTGCGCCAGACGACGGATAGCAAACTGGTAACGCTTGGTGAGCGTTTCCTTGATCTCTTTGTCGTCTTTACCGGTGAGTTTTAACGTCAGCCAGTCAAATTTTACTTTGGCATCCCACAGGCGGTTCAGCTCACCGACATTTTGCGGCCACGGCGATTTGCTGCGATCCAGCTCGATGGTGTCTGTTCCCGCGAGATCAATGGGTTTTTCTAATACGGAGAGGGCATATTGCAAGCGCTCGAAACGGCGTTTTTGCGCCAGATTGTAGAGCGCATAGGGCACGTCCAGTTTGCCGCCTTTCAGATCTTCGCCTAACTGCCCTTTTTGGTTGGCAAATTCGGCGATATCGGAAGCCAACAGCACGTTATGACTGTAGTCCAGCATATTGAGATAGCGGTTGAAAATTTTCTCGGAAAATTGTTCATCGAGCGCTATCTGCCGGTAGTGCGAGCGTAAAAAACGCAGTGTGATGCGATCGCTCTCGGTGGCATGCTGAAGTTCCTGGTGCAGTTGGGGAATCTGATCTGCACGCGTGATCATCTCACTGCGCGCAATCGCTTCACTGCGCGAGACAGGTGCTTCTTTGGCCACGCTCACGCCTGCGAGCAATGCGGCAGCAAGCACCGTCATTCGGATTAATGTGTTCATGCCCTGGTTGGCCCTCCGTATCAGAACTGCAAGTGTTCTGCGCGCACAATCATCGCCAGACCGGAAGCCAGTTGAACCCGAACTTCACCTTTGGCAATCTCAAGCACCGTAGCATCCATGGCGTCTTTACCCGCTCTGACTTTGATCTCTTGACCAATTTTCAAGGCGGTAATATCCGTCACGTTAACGCGCTGCGGTTGCGGCGCACGCTCGGTAGCCGCTTTGGGCTGACGAGGTGCGGAAGCACGCGGCGCAGTGGTACGAGGTTGACGCGGAGCACTGTCAGCTGCTGGGCGCTCGCGGCGCGGGGCGGGTTTACGCTGATGCGCAGGTTGATCGGTGGTCTCACCTGCGGCACGACGTTTCGCTTGCTGTTCAGCTCGCTGCGCCTGAACGCGCGCTTTCGCTTCTTCCAACTGCTTGCGAGCGTGATCGACATGCTGCTGTTCCAATTCACCGCACGGATTGCCATCCAGATCCACGCGTTGCGCACCCAGCTTGATGCCGTACAGGTAACGCCAACTGGAGGTATAGAGGCGCAACGCAGAACGCAATTGCGTTTTACTCACACTGTCAGTCTCCGACACACGCGTGACAAGATCCTGAAAAATACCGATTTTCAAAGGCCGCGTGTCACCTTCAGTGGTGAAACAAAGCGGAAACCGTTCTGCCAAAAAGGCAATGACATCTTTACTACTGTTCAACTTAGGTTGATTTTCCATGAAATTTCCTGATTACAACGGGTTTGCCAACCAGCGCAGGCATGAACAGGCGACATTATAATGACGCCATCAGCAATTGCTACGTTATCCTTCTCTCTGCGTGAGAGAATTGATAAAAATCAGCACATCGCTCTGTTGCAATTGTGCGCAGAGCACGGCGACCAGCGCTTTAAGACCTTCTTCGTCATCCGCGTCAAAACGCGCATAGGACGTGCTATCAATATCCAGCACGCCAATCAGTTGGCCGTTGACAGAAAGCGGCAACACGATCTCGGCATTACTGGCGGCATCGCAGGCGATGTGACCAGGAAAGGCATGCACATCATCGACACGTTGAATGCGGTTCTCCGCAATCGCGCGCCCACAAACGCCTTTGCCCGCAGGAATGCGCACACAGGCAACCCGACCTTGAAATGGCCCAAGAAACAGCGTGTCATCATCCAGAAGATAAAAACCCGCCCAATTGACCCCTTCCAGA
This genomic interval carries:
- a CDS encoding FeoA family protein, whose protein sequence is MTEAVFPVGSSWRVQGYQKGSADYRKRLLALGVTPGVIFTVTRVAPLGDPIELRLRGAAISVRKSEAQILILEPC
- a CDS encoding FeoA family protein — translated: MTPGLHTLLDIPLNVSAVVARIRLSGEYHQRLLELGIRVGGEIRVIQREVNQPLMLAAGDGRIAINWDMGKQVWVAAQVTQG
- the pepT gene encoding peptidase T, with product MEKLLDRFLNYVTFDTQSKPGVRHVPSTDGQLKLARALQQELITLGFDQVTLSEHGCVMATLASNVAWQVPTIGFISHMDTSPDYSGKNVNPQILEDYRGGDIALGIGDEILSPVMFPVLHQLLGNTLITTDGKTLLGADDKAGIAEIITAIVRLKHQQTPHGTVRIAFTPDEEIGKGAQFFDVAAFGAQWAYTVDGGGVGELEFENFNAASVGIKIVGNNVHPGSAKGVMVNALALAARFHQEVPAQEVPEQTDGYQGFYHLHSMKGTVERAEMHYIVRDFEKHGFELRKKALFDIAEKVGLGLPPDCYIEVTITDTYYNMREQVEQHPHVISLAQQAMRDCDIEPCLKPIRGGTDGAHLSFQGLPCPNLFTGGYNFHGKHEFITLEGMEKAVSVIIRIAELTALRAKAL
- the potA gene encoding spermidine/putrescine ABC transporter ATP-binding protein PotA, which translates into the protein MNENLSSASVPVVELRDVRKGFDGKDIISHFDLTINHDEFLTILGPSGCGKTTVLRLIAGLENVDNGAILLEQQDITHQPAEQRYVNTVFQSYALFPHLSVFDNVAFGLKMQKTPSAEIAPRVMDALKMVQLDEFATRRPHQLSGGQQQRVAIARAVVNKPKVLLLDESLSALDYKLRKQMQNELKALQRKLGITFIFVTHDQEEALTMSDRIVVMRDGKIEQDGTPREIYEEPCNLFVASFIGEINIFDATVIASEQGNRVQAMVEGRACPITVNFPVSTGQSLKVLLRPEDLRVVEINDDSAAEGMIGYVRERNYKGMTLDSSIELENGKMVMVSEFFNEDDPDVDHSLNQKVAITWVESWEVVLHDEATA
- the feoB gene encoding Fe(2+) transporter permease subunit FeoB encodes the protein MWIVRHACLIKARSSKEPLWSHIPSLVPNCGKTTLFNLLKGGKQTVGNWPGVTVEKKVGQFLYKGQRFTLVDLPGVYSLNPASESAEDERVARDYILSGEAHLVLNILDAANLERNLYLTAQLLDMNVPMIVAVNMMDIASSRKLEIDIAALQNRLGCPVIPITASQNKGMDVLRQVCLSTLADIRSPNVEVPYDAPLKNAAVQMALRLTDIPSVTHPYWLALQLLEGDSTVRTRLPAPLLAEMDAQVATLTETYDDELDIFLADGRYQFVSSIANQVVIRRSNVSATLTDKIDRVVLHRFFGIPIFLLVMYLMFIFTIKVGSAFIDFFDQFVGALLVDGLGTLLRAINTPEWLATLVADGIGGGIQTVSTFIPVIGCLYLFLSYLEDSGYMARAAFVMDRFMRSIGLPGKAFVPLIVGFGCNVPAVMATRTMEKHSDRIVTVMMAPFMSCGARLPVYVLFATALFTSGGQNLVFGLYLVGIFAAIATGFMLKNTALQGDASAFVMEIPPYHLPGLRSVLIRTWDRLKGFILRAGKLIVVVVTVLSFFNSMGTDGSFGNQDSDKSVLSSIGQKIVPVFAPMGIKAENWPAAVGVFTGIFAKEAVVDTLDSLYGAMADSQSGEQEQDLPFNLGDSVVAALATIPENLAKLGGELLDPLGINVGDLSDTAAVAEQNEFSVSSLDIIVHLFDGRLGAVAYLLMVLLYVPCVAALSAIWREVGTAWALFCFVWTIELGYGAAVLVYQVGRFANHPLYSASAIAAVLAVWAITVFFLRRNGNLRQQSAVVRAA
- the potD gene encoding spermidine/putrescine ABC transporter substrate-binding protein PotD; translated protein: MKKLPYLLAACAVALSLNAANAKDNKTLYFYNWTEYVPPGLLEQFTKETGIKVIYSTYESNESMYAKLKTYQDGAYDLVVPSTYFVSKMSKEGMLQKIDTSKLSNFHNLDPNLLHKSFDPNNEYSIPYIWGATAIGINREAIDPATVTGWSDFWDAKYKGSLLLTDDAREVFQIALRKLGYSANTTDPKEIEAAYSELKTLMPNVLTFNSDNPGNPFIEGEVNLGMVWNGSAYVARQSGTPLDVIWPKEGGIFWMDSLAIPANAKNKEGAMKLIDFLLRPDVAAKVAENIGYPTPNLAAKKLLPAEVANDKTIYPDEATIQKGEWQNDVGSASTLYENYFQQLKAGR
- a CDS encoding FeoC-like transcriptional regulator, which produces MTLIELRDFVKQRQRVSLQEISQRFHVETGVVEGMIALWVQKGKISSHENASGGCSGCCSCEKGLRLYYEWVG
- the potB gene encoding spermidine/putrescine ABC transporter permease PotB, giving the protein MKPPRKRFQNIIITVIVAWLMLFVFIPNLMIIGTSFLTRDDANLITMVFTLENYTRLSDPLYASVLLHSLNMAVTATLCCLLIGYPFAFILARLPEKIRPLLLFLLIVPFWTNSLIRIYGLKIFLSTRGYLNEFLLWAGIIDDPLRIMYTSQAVVLGLVYILLPFMVLPLYSSIEKLDNAYLEAARDLGANKWQSFIRIVIPLTMPGIIAGCLLVLLPAMGLFFVADLMGGAKNLLIGNVIKSQFLNIRDWPFGAATSICLTLVMGLMLFVYYRAARLLNKKVDLE
- the potC gene encoding spermidine/putrescine ABC transporter permease PotC, which gives rise to MMGRLLRGGFMSLIYAYLYIPILILIVNSFNQARFGINWQGFTLEWYRLLLNNDSLLQAASHSLTMAVFSATFATAIGSLTAVALYRYHFRGKPFVSGMLFVVMMSPDIVMAISLLVLFMLLGISLGFWSLLFSHITFCLPFVVVTVYSRLKGFDIRMLEAARDLGASEIIILRKIILPLAMPAVAAGWLLSFTLSMDDVVVSSFVTGPSYEILPLKIYSMVKVGVSPEVNALATILLLLSLVLVLCSQLILRDRTKRSSFQPLGR